CAGCTTTTTCTAGCACAACAGAAATATCACAACTCTTAACCATAAAGAGCAGGACAATGATTTGTGCATTCCTTCAGACTATATTTAGTACAATTCAGCAGAATAAGCCTTTTTTCTGTCAGAATGTTGCTTTACAGACTGAACACTTGAAATGTTAAATTGAGGTAACTTACTCCAGCATTTTCACATTTagagaataaaacaaataaaataattgagtGAAAAACCAATACGTACTACTTCCAGTTGGGGGCCAGTACTCTCTTGGTCTTGTAGTAACGGGCCAGCCTGTGGATCCTGCTCTCAATGAGAATCAGGCGGAACTTGGCATCCTTGTCCTGCAAGTATCACCATGAATGTGAATTAGAGCAGAAACATCCAACCAGGTAAGTATTAAGAGGCCAGAGCATGTTCACCATGTGTTCTACACTTTTTTACACAAAGAAATTCTAAACTGATTCCCATTTCAAATGCAAGTCCTTTCAATTTGTCCACCAGGGGCCAATTAGGAAATCAAAAATACTTTCAGCTACTGTGGTTATTAGAttgttatattttgttatattgttatTGTATCTCCTCAAAACACCAAACAGTGACAGTAAGCTAACTAATGAAGTCAAAGATGGAGCTATAAAGACACCAGCACCTCTGCTTACTATCCAGGATTTGTTGttacctttctgtttctctccaaGTGCTTCCTGACCGCCACAGCCTTCTTGATAAGGTGGTAGAGATCCTCAGGCAGGTCAGGGGCAAGACCCTTGGACTTGAGGATCCTCAGGATCTTGTTGCCAGTGACAAAACGCACCTGGGCAACACCGTGGGAATCCCTCAGAATCACACCTGagcagagaaacaaagtcaaTTAGACAAGAAGGCAGGAAACTCCATCACAAAACAACTCTAAGGTGAACCTCAGCGTGAAAGGTAAACACTGAATGATGTAAACAATGTCTGTTTATTGTCCATTTATGTTCATGGAAAATATCCTATAGAAATTTGGACAAACACTAAATTCCAATTAGTGAGTATTGTCAAAATAACTTTTCCCCCACATAAGTGCATCAATAAGTTGGAAAATATGATTGAATGCCGTTAGTTTCTGCTTTTCATTGATAGAAACTATTTATACACCAGGCGTCCTCAAGAAGCTCATTTTAAAAATGGGCTGACTTTAAGAGAAGTATTTGTTTCTGGGGCGCTATGATTGCTGAGACATACACAGCCACAGTTGcctaaaaaaagtcaaaaagttaATATTATTTATCATCGCTGTTATGTTATCACAACAAATACCAAATATAAAGATCTTAAGTACATATTGCCACCCTTACAGTGAATGACCTCACCAAAGTAAATCAATTTCAACATCTCAACCTTCCTTCAGTATATCTAAGAATACAgcaatttaaaaattaattcaaaGGAGATGGACTAATTTTGTGCAACATTGTGCAgcaaaacaagctttttttcaCAATGGCTCTGATTCAGGTTGTTGCTTGGCCCATTTGTGCCCCCATGCCCATCTGTTACTCTTCTGTCCAGAAGAACTTCCATTTCATTACTTGACCTAGGATCAGTTTCTCACTGTAGTTACATATTTTTTGTTCTAAAAAGGTGAATCAAAATGCTCAGATATCAGTTAGTTGCATAACATTTTCCTGAAACTTATAAACACCACATTTCCCATGATAGCAATTGAAATCTGTTCGTCCAGTTCATACAATTGTTATACTAAACTGACTTATGTAATAGCTTATAGTCATCAGGTGTCAAATCAGACTAATTATTTCCAGTAGAATTTCATTTCCTCTTCAGAGGACAAAGTATGTAATGATGAAGGAGTAAAATGACCAGAACTTCATCTAGTCGACCAAAAACCCAACTGAAATGCTAGCTAATCTGGCATCCAATTAAACATGGCAGGCACTGCTTTATGTGAAAAACGTCAAAGtctgaacaaacaaaaatttcCAAACCACTTAAATCACCAGTTGGTCCCATCATCTTGACACAAGACAATAAATTtgactgttatttttttttaaggtcaaGGATCTTTATTCTCCAGCAACAAAGTATGAGCAAAGCACCCAACTGAACTATAATAAAGCCGTTTTAAACTAATTTCAACCATTATCAACAGAACATCCCTGACTAATCGTTGTGGCCATATGTTGCAGTGATAATTTGTAATGTTCTGTATTTGGCATCCTACACATGATGCTGAGTCACTATCAGGATCTgaacatttttgattttaaatagcCCATTTGTGTTCCACAAGGatgttttgatgaaaaatataCTGCAGAACCTTAAATTTCATAACCCCATATCTTGTCACAACttacaaaaaaacagcttgCAACGTAATTTTATTCATTTCCTAACCAAGCTGGTGGTCGTTCTGATATTTCAACCCACAAACAATTAAAACCGTAAGGAAAGCAATTAATATGCCTGTCATAACAGGCTGTCCTTTTCCACTTGTTTCTTTTGCTCTGCACAAAAAAACTGGGTGTTACCACCAGTGAGTTTGCAGCTGCCATTTTTACTCTGATAGCTGTATTTAACTGGTGATCTTATTGACTCACAAGGCCCCACAGATTAACGTAGGGAAAACATTAACAATATAATTCTTTGCTTCAATGTAAATTTAGGAGAAACTACTCCCCAAACATTCAGCTTTTAAAATGCTCCAACTATTCATTTATGGCCTACATACAAGATCTTAGCATAATCTGAAATGTCAAAGCTCTTGGATTTGATCGTTGGATCAAATCCAACAGTTTTATGGcctacattgaaatgactggaTAGAGTTATGCTATATCAGAACCCAAGAGGAATTTCAAGGATCTCTCACACCAGTGCCATCCTCCACATGCTGTAACAAGGCGACCAGCAGTTCTTCATTTAATACAACTTACCGATCTGAGAAGGAGTCAAACCCTTCTTGGCCAGCTTGAAGATCTGCTCTTTCACATCATCAGACGTGAGCTTCAGCCACTACGAGCACAACATGTGTGTTATTAAGCAGCACAGCAGTGTATAAAAGGCAGATCAGTCGGAAAATAGAAGGCATACTTACAGTGGGGACACTGCGCCTGTAAGGCAGAGCTGACTGGGACAAACCCTTTCTGCAAACGGAAACAAGTAACAAGTTACAGCCTCACCTGACGCTTTTTGGGAAACacaaatgcagtaaaaaaaataataattatcatGGGTAAATGCTATTGTTGGACTCGTGGAGGCATTTAGGCCGGCTAATGCTAGCTTCAAACATCTGCCTAAGGTACGCAACTAGAGCATGGCATCCATCGACGAACCTTCATTTTAATCACACCAATTCACGCGGTTGGAcctgaaacttttttttgttgaacaATGTCGAACCATGAAAAccttactaaaaaaaaaagtagcatcCCACTGAACAGCGAGTGCGGTGAGCAGCTAATGGTAGCTAGCTAGAAATGGATGTTCATCTGAAGGTCCGTCTAGGCGGCTTTTTCCTATATTTACCACCaactaaaatataatattttaatcCACAGTGGACCTTTACGCGTTTAACTGCGTTGTTGTGCAAATAAAAGCGACCTGCCACCGCTCAAATCtacttttaaatgataaaagaaGAGCTCACCCGGGAGCGTGCATGCGACCCATGATGGCGGTAGAGGAAGAGAGGCCGCACACGCGACAGAAAAAACGGTTTTGCGCCTGCGTCGGAAGTTGCGTAGGTACGTAAGGTCTGGTTTCCTGTAGACGCTCTAAGGATCTGGCTCTGCTTTTTAATGATTAttatcattaaaatgtattaaataaaattgaacagcCATTCTGTCGCGGTTATAGAAGGGCCTACTagattttccatatttttgcccGTGTCCGAAAAATCTGGCCATTATTCATCCTGGTAACCGAATTGTTGgcaaatataaatgaaaattttaaataa
This genomic stretch from Fundulus heteroclitus isolate FHET01 chromosome 2, MU-UCD_Fhet_4.1, whole genome shotgun sequence harbors:
- the rps13 gene encoding 40S ribosomal protein S13, with the protein product MGRMHAPGKGLSQSALPYRRSVPTWLKLTSDDVKEQIFKLAKKGLTPSQIGVILRDSHGVAQVRFVTGNKILRILKSKGLAPDLPEDLYHLIKKAVAVRKHLERNRKDKDAKFRLILIESRIHRLARYYKTKRVLAPNWKYESSTASALVA